DNA from Flavobacterium aestivum:
TATTTTTTATGTAGTTTTTAAAATTGTGTTGCAAAAGTAAGGCTTTTGTAATTATTCTTCACTTTTTTAATAAAAATAAATTACAAAATCTGACTCATTTGATAACCCTTATATAATTTATTGTCTTTTAATTCCCAAACAATCATAATATGAGCCAATAACATTTCTTCTCTTGGATTCTCAATTGTTTTTACAAAATGAGAAAAACGTACAGAAACTAAATTATTTTCTTCAATTATATGACTTATTCTTGCTTTAGTACGAACATATGCTCTACTGATTTCGCTTGTGAATTTCATTAAAGAATCATAATCCATTTGTATAAATCCTTTGCTACTATTCCACTCTAAGGTAAAATCAGGATGCAAATACTCTTTCATTATCTCAGGATTAATAATGGCATCCGATTTATAAAAACTTTTAACAATCTCTTTAGCAGACATATTATTTCATTTTATTTAAAATTTCAGGAATCTTTTTGATATTTGCCAGCTGTTTCAATTTTTCTCTTGATTCTTCTATTGGAGT
Protein-coding regions in this window:
- a CDS encoding nuclear transport factor 2 family protein is translated as MSAKEIVKSFYKSDAIINPEIMKEYLHPDFTLEWNSSKGFIQMDYDSLMKFTSEISRAYVRTKARISHIIEENNLVSVRFSHFVKTIENPREEMLLAHIMIVWELKDNKLYKGYQMSQIL